A single genomic interval of Prunus dulcis chromosome 5, ALMONDv2, whole genome shotgun sequence harbors:
- the LOC117627346 gene encoding LOW QUALITY PROTEIN: RING-H2 finger protein ATL29-like (The sequence of the model RefSeq protein was modified relative to this genomic sequence to represent the inferred CDS: deleted 2 bases in 1 codon), with the protein MTDWKLSHKHKLTQHQHQHFVVLFVASSHHNSCSSSLNIRALRLAGSASRSPATGFLIRYSCSILVMQGMSASTTPDVAYPPSSQHVASPPITVVLTVLLLVFFFVGFFCIYFCKCFMDHILTSFQRSPSGDLVGTAVVPKEGLDVSLIESFPTFVYASVKDYRIEKYGLECAICLVEFEDDSMLRLLTACCHVFHQECIDLWLESHKTCPFCRGNLESIPSNLAEKSPLLAHENVAMQEIHEGNEPVLLDPDAIHIDIKGEQGQDQHHQGTSTSDSWPPNKNNNNNNMVAEDEQSSRTNHDHQNVENETERFSRSHSTGHSIVRPRAEEDRYTLRLPEHVKIKLLRGHHNWTGSCTTFGEFSRQTHNAAGGHFGEVSGSAGGGDINRL; encoded by the exons ATGACTGACTGGAAGCTATCCCACAAACACAAACTAACCCAACACCAACACCAACACTTTGTTGTTCTCTTTGTAGCTTCATCTCATCACaattcttgttcttcttctctgaaTATCCGTGCACTAAGGCTGGCCGGAAGTGCAAGCCGATCTCCGGCCacgggt tttttaataaggtATAGCTGCTCAATCCTAGTTATGCAGGGAATGTCAGCATCGACCACACCGGATGTAGCTTATCCCCCATCCTCACAGCATGTGGCCTCCCCGCCAATTACTGTCGTTCTGACCGTCCTTCTCCTCGTGTTCTTCTTTGTGGGATTCTTTTGTATTTACTTTTGCAAGTGTTTCATGGACCATATCCTTACCTCCTTTCAGCGCTCTCCCTCCGGAGACCTTGTGGGCACGGCGGTTGTACCTAAAGAAGGCCTTGACGTCTCACTCATAGAATCATTTCCAACTTTCGTGTATGCAAGCGTCAAAGATTATCGGATAGAGAAGTACGGCCTAGAATGCGCAATTTGCTTGGTGGAGTTCGAGGACGATAGCATGCTGCGCCTCTTGACAGCTTGTTGCCATGTTTTCCATCAAGAATGCATCGACCTCTGGCTCGAGTCTCACAAAACTTGCCCATTTTGTCGTGGAAATCTCGAATCAATACCCTCGAACTTAGCGGAGAAGTCTCCGTTGCTTGCTCACGAGAACGTCGCCATGCAGGAAATTCATGAAGGGAATGAGCCTGTGTTGTTGGATCCGGATGCTATCCACATTGACATCAAAGGTGAACAAGGCCAAGACCaacatcatcaaggaactaGTACTAGTGATTCGTGGCCTccgaataaaaataataacaataacaatatGGTTGCAGAAGATGAACAAAGTAGTAGAACTAACCATGATCATCAAAACGTAGAGAATGAAACCGAAAGATTTTCGAGGTCACATTCGACAGGGCACTCCATAGTTAGGCCTAGAGCGGAGGAGGATAGATATACACTGAGATTGCCAGAGCATGTGAAGATAAAACTTCTAAGAGGGCATCATAACTGGACAGGAAGCTGTACCACATTTGGGGAGTTCTCACGCCAAACACACAACGCGGCTGGTGGCCACTTTGGAGAGGTCTCTGGCTCTGCTGGTGGAGGAGACATTAACagactttaa